Proteins encoded in a region of the Niveispirillum cyanobacteriorum genome:
- a CDS encoding ABC transporter substrate-binding protein: protein MRLSRRQMLGTGLAAGMMGLLPRLASAQPRRGGHVTAACMSSSTADTLDPAKGALSTDYCRHAMFYNGLTDYDDNAQPRLSLAESLNSSDQMIWRVVVRDDVKFHDGSKLTADDVVFSLLRLQDPASGSKVKPIASQMASVRAVSPRDVEIVLTSPNVDLPSILAQSHFYIIKAGTTNFSTANGTGPFRCQTFQPGVRTLGVRNEDYFRDGRPYLDSLELIGIPDEVARVNALLSGDVQMILAINPRSTRRIRESGTHELLVTPSGLYTNLIMRRDAIPTSSPDFVLGMKYLFDRDLIKRALFRDYATIGNDHPIPPFDPLYRADIPQRTLDLDRARYHFARADLPSTPLPLYCSPAAEGSVDMASVLQEYGSKVGLKLAVNRMPADGYWSTHWMKHPLGFGNTNPRPTADLIFSLFYKSTAAWNESGWKNERFDRLLLEARAQGDFALRKEIYGEMQEIVATECGTAIPVFITLIDGFDKRVKGLRPIPLGGFMGYKFPEHVWWEG, encoded by the coding sequence ATGCGCCTTTCCCGACGTCAGATGCTAGGCACGGGCCTTGCCGCCGGCATGATGGGGCTGCTGCCCCGGTTGGCCAGCGCGCAACCCCGACGCGGCGGTCATGTCACCGCCGCCTGCATGTCCAGTTCCACCGCCGACACGCTGGACCCTGCCAAGGGCGCGTTGTCCACCGATTACTGCCGTCACGCCATGTTCTACAATGGCCTGACGGATTATGACGACAATGCCCAACCACGCCTGAGCCTGGCTGAAAGCCTGAATAGCAGTGACCAGATGATCTGGCGTGTTGTCGTGCGCGACGATGTGAAGTTTCATGATGGCAGCAAACTCACCGCCGATGACGTGGTCTTCTCCCTGCTGCGCCTGCAGGACCCGGCGTCGGGATCGAAGGTAAAGCCCATCGCGTCGCAGATGGCCTCTGTTCGGGCCGTCTCACCGCGTGATGTAGAGATCGTGCTGACCAGCCCGAATGTCGACCTGCCGTCGATCCTGGCGCAGTCGCATTTCTATATCATCAAGGCCGGTACCACGAATTTCAGCACGGCTAACGGCACCGGACCATTCCGGTGCCAGACGTTCCAGCCGGGTGTGCGCACCCTGGGCGTGCGTAACGAGGATTATTTCCGCGATGGCCGCCCCTATCTGGATAGTCTGGAACTGATCGGCATCCCAGACGAAGTGGCGCGGGTCAATGCGCTGCTGTCGGGTGATGTGCAGATGATCCTGGCCATCAATCCCCGGTCCACCCGCCGCATCCGGGAAAGCGGCACGCATGAACTGCTGGTGACGCCGTCGGGCCTGTACACCAACCTAATCATGCGCCGCGATGCGATACCGACCAGCAGCCCGGATTTCGTGCTGGGTATGAAATATCTGTTCGATCGTGACCTGATCAAACGCGCCCTGTTCCGTGATTACGCCACCATCGGAAATGACCATCCGATCCCGCCCTTCGACCCGCTTTACCGGGCCGATATACCACAGCGGACATTGGACCTGGACCGTGCGCGCTATCATTTCGCCCGGGCCGATCTGCCTTCAACTCCACTGCCACTTTACTGCTCGCCCGCGGCGGAGGGGTCGGTCGATATGGCATCGGTGCTGCAAGAGTACGGATCTAAGGTCGGACTGAAGCTGGCGGTGAACCGCATGCCGGCGGATGGTTACTGGTCCACCCATTGGATGAAGCATCCGCTGGGCTTCGGCAATACCAACCCGCGCCCCACCGCCGATCTGATATTCAGCCTGTTCTACAAATCGACCGCCGCCTGGAACGAAAGCGGCTGGAAGAATGAACGGTTCGACCGGCTGCTGCTGGAAGCCCGCGCCCAGGGGGATTTCGCCCTGCGCAAGGAAATTTATGGCGAGATGCAGGAGATTGTGGCGACCGAATGCGGCACGGCGATCCCCGTCTTCATCACCCTGATCGATGGGTTCGATAAGCGAGTCAAAGGCCTACGCCCCATCCCGCTGGGCGGCTTCATGGGCTATAAATTCCCCGAACATGTCTGGTGGGAGGGCTGA
- a CDS encoding ABC transporter permease — MAGPATRGLLATALPLIGKRIASGMLTLLLVSLVVFFIAQLLPGDAAQEMLGQAATADAVAALREKFGLDRPAPERYVRWLVGMLTGDPGYSLVANMAVSDVIAARLPNSLLLAALSAMVSVPVALTIGILSAMHRDARLDRGLNVATLSMVALPEFLVATLAVLVLSVQLRWLPSIALIPPDASPWLVLRSLAMPILTLSVIVIAQMARMTRAAIIQQLSQPYVEMALLKGIKPARVVLTHVLPNAIGPIVNAMALSLSYLLGGAIIVETIFNYPGLASLMVNAVTSRDMPLLQACAMIFCTAYLLLVLIADTVAILANPRLRNR; from the coding sequence ATGGCCGGACCCGCGACCCGTGGCCTGCTGGCCACCGCCCTGCCCCTGATTGGCAAGCGGATTGCGTCAGGTATGCTGACGCTGCTGCTCGTCTCGCTTGTCGTGTTCTTTATCGCCCAGCTTCTGCCCGGTGACGCAGCGCAGGAAATGCTGGGCCAGGCGGCCACTGCCGATGCGGTCGCGGCGCTGCGTGAAAAGTTCGGCCTGGATCGACCCGCCCCTGAACGTTATGTGCGCTGGCTGGTCGGCATGCTGACCGGGGACCCCGGCTATTCGCTGGTTGCGAACATGGCGGTTTCCGATGTCATCGCGGCCCGCCTGCCCAATTCGCTGCTGCTGGCGGCCCTGTCGGCCATGGTGTCGGTGCCGGTGGCCCTGACCATCGGCATCCTGTCGGCCATGCACCGCGATGCCCGCCTGGACCGGGGCCTGAATGTGGCGACCCTGTCCATGGTGGCGCTGCCGGAATTCCTGGTCGCCACGCTGGCCGTGCTGGTTCTCTCTGTCCAGTTGCGCTGGCTTCCCTCAATTGCGCTGATCCCGCCCGATGCCAGCCCGTGGCTCGTGCTGCGGTCGCTAGCCATGCCGATCCTGACCCTGTCGGTGATCGTCATCGCCCAGATGGCCCGCATGACACGGGCCGCGATCATCCAGCAATTGAGCCAGCCTTATGTGGAGATGGCCCTGCTCAAGGGGATCAAGCCGGCGCGGGTAGTGCTGACCCATGTGCTGCCCAACGCCATCGGCCCCATCGTAAACGCCATGGCGCTGTCGCTGTCCTACCTGCTGGGCGGGGCGATCATTGTGGAAACGATCTTCAATTATCCAGGTCTGGCCAGCTTGATGGTCAATGCCGTCACCAGCCGCGACATGCCGCTGCTGCAGGCCTGCGCCATGATCTTCTGCACCGCCTATCTGCTGCTGGTGCTGATTGCCGATACCGTCGCCATCCTGGCCAACCCGAGGCTGCGCAACCGATGA
- a CDS encoding ABC transporter permease codes for MTNAIRSWVKALSGSGRIGLALVLFWLLIAIIGPFLAPYDPGAFVAHDVFAGFTGAHLLGSDYLGRDVLSRLLSGARYSVGLALAAALLASTAGITLALLTSVSPRWLDEGISRFMDTLISIPSKIFSLVLVAVVGSSLPLLLLVASVTYMPGSFRIARSLAVNLAQMDYVQVARCRGEGAAYIAIREILPNMIHPMLADFGLRFVFIVLLLSGLSFLGLGVQPPDADLGSLVRENISGLGEAAPAILMPAIAIATLTVGVNLLIDALPGRGRRMAGKE; via the coding sequence ATGACGAACGCGATCCGATCCTGGGTGAAAGCCCTTTCCGGCAGTGGCCGCATTGGTCTAGCGCTGGTGCTGTTCTGGCTGTTGATCGCCATCATCGGCCCATTCCTGGCCCCGTATGATCCCGGCGCCTTCGTGGCCCATGACGTGTTTGCCGGCTTCACCGGCGCTCACCTGTTGGGCAGCGACTATCTGGGCCGCGATGTATTAAGCCGGCTGCTGTCGGGGGCCCGCTACTCTGTCGGTCTGGCGCTGGCCGCGGCATTGCTGGCCAGCACGGCGGGCATCACCCTGGCCCTGCTGACGTCTGTAAGCCCGCGCTGGCTGGATGAGGGAATTAGCCGGTTCATGGATACGCTGATCTCCATCCCGTCGAAAATCTTCTCCCTGGTTTTGGTGGCGGTGGTCGGCTCCTCGCTGCCGCTGCTGCTGCTGGTCGCCTCTGTCACCTATATGCCGGGCTCCTTCCGTATTGCACGCTCGCTGGCCGTCAATCTGGCGCAAATGGACTATGTGCAGGTGGCCCGGTGCCGGGGTGAAGGGGCGGCCTATATCGCCATCCGGGAAATCCTGCCAAACATGATCCACCCGATGCTGGCCGATTTCGGTCTGCGCTTCGTGTTCATCGTGCTGCTGCTGTCGGGCCTTTCCTTCCTGGGTTTAGGCGTGCAGCCGCCGGATGCCGATCTGGGGTCCCTGGTGCGCGAGAATATTTCCGGTCTGGGTGAGGCCGCACCCGCCATCCTAATGCCGGCCATCGCGATTGCCACCCTGACGGTCGGCGTCAACCTGCTGATCGACGCGCTGCCCGGGCGGGGCCGACGCATGGCCGGGAAGGAATAA
- a CDS encoding ABC transporter ATP-binding protein: MQTHVEVRGLCVAAGAHTIVADVDFSIPRGSVLALIGESGSGKTTIAMALMGYARLGCRIAGGSVRVSDTDVLSLDEDGLAALRGDRVSYIAQSAAASFNPSRRIMDQVVEPALIHGRMDRKEAETKAVALFRSLALPDPDSIGERYPHQLSGGQLQRLMAAMALITGPELVILDEPTTALDVTTQIEVLRAFKQAVRDQGATAVYVSHDLAVVAQMADAIVVLNKGRIRENGSAVQVLQQPEDEYTRTLMAAARPERAAVEAPKGATAPLLEIKGLNAGYGATPILRDINLTIARGATLGVIGESGSGKSTLARVIAGLLPPSSGSINFDGARLPPALSMRNKEQFRRIQLVFQNADTALNPAHSVGDIIGRPLAFYHGLKGPAAARRVAELLDLIKLPASLADRPCGGLSGGQKQRINLARALAAKPDLIMCDEVTSALDTVVGAAILDLLAELKRELGLAYLFISHDIATVRAIADDIMVLYAGTQVETGGRQGYEGVARHPYTDLLIGSVPELRPGWLEEQGARPAPPAIGQPKDGADLCRFLPRCSWRVGGTCEEFTPPRHRTPGGNIILCHRPEGAAEGAS; the protein is encoded by the coding sequence ATGCAGACCCATGTCGAAGTGCGCGGCCTGTGCGTCGCCGCCGGTGCCCATACCATCGTGGCGGATGTGGATTTCAGTATTCCGCGCGGCAGTGTGCTGGCCCTGATTGGGGAAAGCGGGTCGGGCAAGACCACTATCGCCATGGCCCTGATGGGTTACGCCCGTCTGGGCTGCCGTATCGCGGGCGGCTCGGTGCGGGTGAGCGATACCGACGTCCTGTCGCTGGATGAGGATGGGCTGGCGGCCCTGCGGGGGGACCGGGTGTCCTATATCGCGCAGTCGGCGGCGGCATCATTCAACCCGTCGCGGCGCATCATGGACCAAGTGGTGGAACCCGCCCTGATCCATGGAAGAATGGACCGCAAAGAGGCGGAGACGAAGGCCGTTGCTCTGTTCCGGTCGCTGGCCCTGCCCGACCCGGACAGCATCGGCGAGCGGTATCCGCACCAATTGTCGGGCGGGCAGTTGCAGCGCCTGATGGCGGCCATGGCCCTGATTACGGGTCCGGAACTAGTCATCCTGGACGAGCCGACCACCGCCCTGGACGTCACCACCCAGATCGAGGTGCTGCGCGCCTTCAAGCAGGCGGTGCGCGACCAGGGGGCGACCGCCGTCTATGTCTCCCACGATCTGGCCGTGGTGGCGCAGATGGCCGATGCCATCGTGGTGCTGAACAAGGGCCGTATCCGGGAAAACGGGTCAGCGGTGCAGGTGCTGCAACAGCCGGAGGACGAGTATACCCGTACCCTGATGGCGGCGGCGCGGCCGGAGCGGGCGGCGGTGGAGGCACCGAAGGGGGCCACCGCCCCGCTGCTGGAGATCAAGGGACTGAACGCCGGCTACGGCGCCACGCCCATCCTGCGCGACATCAACCTGACCATCGCGCGCGGTGCCACGCTGGGCGTCATCGGGGAAAGCGGGTCGGGCAAGTCCACCCTGGCCCGCGTGATTGCCGGCCTGCTGCCCCCCTCCTCCGGGTCGATCAATTTCGACGGCGCCCGCCTGCCGCCGGCCCTGTCCATGCGCAACAAGGAACAGTTCCGGCGCATCCAGCTTGTCTTCCAGAATGCCGACACGGCGCTGAACCCCGCCCATTCGGTGGGCGACATTATCGGGCGGCCGCTGGCTTTTTATCACGGGCTGAAAGGACCGGCGGCGGCCAGGCGGGTCGCGGAACTGCTGGACCTGATCAAGCTGCCGGCATCGCTGGCCGACCGGCCCTGCGGCGGCCTGTCGGGCGGACAGAAACAGCGTATCAATCTGGCCCGTGCGCTGGCCGCCAAACCCGACCTGATCATGTGCGACGAGGTGACGTCGGCGCTGGATACGGTGGTGGGGGCCGCCATTCTGGACCTGCTGGCCGAATTGAAGCGGGAACTGGGCTTGGCCTATCTTTTCATCAGCCATGACATCGCCACCGTCCGCGCCATCGCGGACGATATTATGGTGCTGTATGCCGGCACGCAGGTAGAAACGGGCGGACGGCAGGGCTATGAGGGCGTGGCCCGCCATCCCTATACCGACCTGTTGATCGGCTCCGTGCCGGAATTGCGGCCGGGCTGGCTGGAGGAACAGGGCGCACGCCCCGCGCCGCCGGCCATCGGACAGCCCAAGGACGGGGCTGATCTGTGCCGGTTCCTGCCGCGCTGTTCCTGGCGCGTCGGCGGCACCTGTGAGGAATTCACCCCGCCCCGGCACCGGACGCCGGGGGGCAACATCATCCTGTGCCATCGGCCAGAGGGCGCAGCGGAGGGAGCATCGTGA
- a CDS encoding (2Fe-2S)-binding protein, which yields MSQGRFVRLAERDRPAIHITIDGIRVQAMEGDTLMVAMLAGGGILRQSEFTDGNRAGFCLMGACQDCWVWTDSGHRLRACSTIAEDGMSVTTSQPGASWPNHG from the coding sequence GTGAGCCAAGGGCGCTTCGTACGGCTGGCCGAACGGGACCGGCCCGCCATCCACATCACCATCGACGGCATCCGCGTGCAGGCCATGGAAGGCGATACGCTGATGGTGGCCATGCTGGCAGGGGGCGGCATCCTGCGACAGTCGGAATTCACCGACGGCAACCGGGCGGGGTTCTGCCTGATGGGGGCCTGTCAGGATTGCTGGGTCTGGACCGACAGCGGCCACCGGCTGCGCGCCTGTTCCACCATTGCCGAGGATGGCATGTCCGTCACCACCAGCCAGCCGGGGGCATCATGGCCGAACCACGGGTGA
- a CDS encoding NAD(P)/FAD-dependent oxidoreductase, translating into MAEPRVIIVGAGPAGVRAAETVAAAGLTPIVIDEGRRAGGQIYRRQPDNFRRPYGDLYGTEADRAKAVHDGFDALGDRIDYRAETLVWNIADGHVWTASGRAQEALPYDALILCTGATDRLMPMAGWDLPGTYSLGGSQVALKAQAVSIGSQVVFLGTGPLLYLVASQYIKAGARVAAVLDTSSFTARITALPDLLALPSVLWNGIALTRAIKAAGVPLLTGVTPVAINGDAKTGVTGVTVRLGNGDERHFASDAVAMGYHLRPETQLADLARCSFAFDKLTRQYLPVRDEDGRADAPMKLYLAGDGAKVLGARSAEASGRLAALAALSDLGFPVDKGAMIMLRREIGRYGRFARGLAKAFPWPHQQAAALADDTILCRCECVTVGDVRRTMDVTGAAETNRTKAFSRVGMGRCQGRYCGHAAAEVIAAHGEFPVADAGRLRGQAPVKPLPIAIGEAE; encoded by the coding sequence ATGGCCGAACCACGGGTGATTATCGTCGGTGCCGGTCCTGCCGGGGTAAGGGCCGCCGAAACCGTCGCCGCTGCCGGCCTTACCCCCATCGTGATTGATGAGGGGCGGCGGGCAGGCGGCCAAATCTATCGCCGGCAGCCGGATAATTTCCGCCGACCCTATGGCGACCTCTATGGAACTGAGGCAGACCGCGCCAAGGCCGTGCATGACGGGTTCGATGCCCTGGGCGACCGCATCGATTACCGGGCCGAAACCCTGGTCTGGAACATTGCCGACGGCCATGTCTGGACCGCCAGTGGCAGGGCGCAGGAGGCCCTGCCCTATGACGCCCTGATCCTGTGTACCGGGGCCACCGACCGCTTGATGCCCATGGCGGGCTGGGATCTGCCCGGCACCTACAGCCTGGGCGGGTCGCAGGTGGCGCTGAAGGCGCAGGCCGTGTCCATCGGGTCGCAGGTGGTGTTCCTGGGCACCGGCCCGCTGCTCTATCTGGTGGCCTCGCAATATATCAAGGCGGGGGCCAGGGTGGCGGCAGTGCTGGATACGTCCAGCTTCACCGCCCGCATCACCGCCCTGCCCGACCTTCTCGCCCTTCCGTCGGTCCTGTGGAACGGCATCGCCCTGACCCGCGCCATCAAAGCGGCGGGGGTGCCGCTGCTGACCGGTGTCACGCCGGTGGCGATCAATGGCGATGCCAAGACGGGAGTGACCGGGGTAACGGTCCGACTGGGCAATGGCGACGAGCGGCATTTCGCGTCGGATGCTGTTGCCATGGGCTATCACTTGCGGCCCGAAACACAGTTGGCCGATCTGGCTCGCTGTAGCTTTGCCTTTGACAAACTGACGCGCCAATACCTGCCGGTGCGGGACGAGGACGGCCGGGCCGATGCGCCCATGAAGCTTTATCTGGCCGGTGACGGGGCCAAGGTGCTGGGCGCTCGGTCAGCGGAAGCGTCGGGCCGGTTGGCGGCCCTGGCTGCGCTCTCCGACTTAGGTTTTCCTGTCGACAAGGGCGCAATGATCATGCTGCGGCGGGAGATCGGGCGCTATGGCCGCTTCGCGCGCGGCTTGGCCAAGGCGTTCCCTTGGCCGCACCAGCAGGCAGCAGCCCTTGCCGATGATACGATCCTATGCCGCTGCGAATGCGTGACGGTGGGCGATGTACGCCGGACCATGGATGTGACGGGGGCGGCGGAAACGAACCGTACCAAGGCCTTCAGCCGGGTGGGCATGGGCCGCTGCCAGGGCCGCTATTGCGGGCATGCGGCAGCGGAGGTGATCGCGGCGCATGGTGAGTTCCCGGTGGCCGATGCCGGCCGCCTGCGCGGTCAGGCCCCGGTGAAGCCCCTGCCCATCGCCATCGGGGAGGCGGAATGA
- a CDS encoding NAD(P)/FAD-dependent oxidoreductase produces MMNTPVTHSDVLIIGGGLMGSSAAFFLRHTHGKSVTLIESDLVGRQASGTNFGNVRRQGRPIHQLHLANRSLEIWRKANELLGADVEYLQSGHIRVCYRERPENIGKMEEYAADARQNGLDLEILTGNALRDRFPFFGTDVLAGSYSALDGHANPRLAAPAFARAAQKLGAQIFENTRILHVTKAGTDFIATAMDGRVFKAPVLLITAGAWAGELSAQFGEPVKLTARSPTMSVTEPVPYAIAPAVGVMTPLEVETVYFRQVARGNIVLGGSTRAPAVAETYRSFVKPQNTLTQLQQLRRLAPALARLNIIRVWTGIEGYMDDSLPVMGPSGTTSGLFYAFGFSGSGFQIGPGVGQTMAELIATGATGIDLSHYRMERFNGVT; encoded by the coding sequence ATGATGAACACCCCTGTGACGCACAGCGACGTGCTGATCATCGGCGGCGGCCTGATGGGCTCATCCGCCGCTTTCTTCCTGCGCCATACCCATGGCAAATCCGTCACCCTGATCGAAAGCGATCTCGTGGGGCGGCAGGCCAGCGGCACCAATTTCGGTAATGTCCGCCGCCAGGGCCGGCCCATCCATCAGTTGCATCTGGCCAACCGGTCGCTGGAAATCTGGCGCAAGGCCAATGAACTGCTGGGAGCGGATGTCGAATATCTCCAGTCCGGCCACATCCGGGTCTGCTATCGCGAGCGGCCGGAAAATATCGGCAAGATGGAGGAATATGCCGCGGACGCACGGCAGAACGGGCTGGATCTTGAAATCCTGACCGGCAATGCCTTGCGCGACCGGTTCCCCTTCTTCGGCACCGATGTGCTGGCCGGTTCCTATTCCGCCCTGGATGGTCATGCCAACCCACGCCTGGCGGCCCCCGCCTTTGCGCGCGCGGCCCAGAAGCTGGGCGCACAGATATTCGAGAATACCCGCATCCTCCATGTTACCAAGGCGGGCACCGATTTCATCGCCACGGCCATGGATGGGCGCGTGTTCAAGGCCCCCGTGCTGCTGATCACCGCCGGTGCCTGGGCCGGAGAACTGTCAGCGCAGTTCGGGGAACCCGTAAAGCTGACGGCGCGCAGCCCCACCATGTCGGTCACCGAACCCGTCCCCTACGCCATCGCACCCGCCGTCGGCGTGATGACACCGCTGGAGGTAGAAACCGTCTATTTCCGGCAGGTGGCGCGCGGCAATATCGTGTTGGGCGGGTCCACGCGCGCACCGGCGGTGGCGGAGACCTATCGCTCCTTCGTGAAGCCGCAGAACACACTGACACAATTGCAGCAGCTTCGCCGCCTGGCCCCTGCCCTGGCCCGGCTGAACATCATCCGGGTCTGGACGGGTATCGAAGGCTATATGGATGACAGTTTGCCGGTCATGGGGCCAAGCGGCACCACCAGTGGCCTGTTCTACGCCTTCGGCTTCTCCGGTTCCGGCTTCCAGATCGGGCCGGGCGTAGGCCAGACCATGGCCGAATTGATCGCCACGGGGGCCACCGGCATCGATCTGTCGCATTACCGGATGGAGCGGTTTAACGGCGTGACGTGA
- a CDS encoding aldehyde dehydrogenase family protein yields the protein MAHVECQPELPFVSAFDPNSLTLPAASNFINGVRVAGVGAEIPVRRPSDGQVYAQLDSAGQTQVDAAVQGAHDAYRNSGWAKADPRQRMRVLRRWADLLDAHVAELAALEAVGSTRTIAEATAWDIPYSAECIRFYAEFADKVGGEVAATTPDKLGLTITEPYGVVAAVAPWNLPIVMAVWKVAPAVAAGNSVVLKPSEMTPFSIVRVAELAIEAGLPPGIFNIIQGDGRSVGDTLCRHQLVAKVTFTGSTRTGAAIMTACAETGPKPVTLELGGKSPQLVFADCSDMEKTAAIVARAITLNAGQVCVAGSRLIVQESVARQVVDLIATRFRALNPAPTWDPAGTLSPIISHPQLDRIHGIVGRTVAAGATLVTGGGRAAGPQDGSFFQPTILAGVDANAEAVREEIFGPVLTVQTFREEEEALALANDTQFGLAAGVHTGDVGRALRAVRGLEAGTVWVNRYGRSNDFMLPTGGFKRSGIGKDLGREAYMANLKVKTALVEF from the coding sequence ATGGCGCATGTGGAATGCCAGCCGGAGTTGCCGTTCGTGAGCGCCTTTGACCCTAACAGCCTGACCCTGCCCGCCGCATCCAACTTCATCAATGGCGTCCGCGTCGCCGGTGTCGGGGCTGAAATCCCCGTGCGCCGCCCGTCAGACGGACAGGTTTACGCCCAATTGGACAGCGCCGGTCAGACACAGGTGGATGCTGCCGTCCAGGGCGCACATGACGCCTATCGGAACAGCGGCTGGGCCAAAGCCGATCCGCGTCAGCGCATGCGGGTTCTACGCCGCTGGGCCGACCTTCTGGATGCGCATGTAGCGGAACTAGCTGCGCTGGAGGCGGTGGGTTCCACCCGTACCATCGCCGAGGCGACGGCCTGGGACATCCCCTATTCGGCGGAATGCATCCGTTTCTATGCGGAGTTCGCGGATAAGGTAGGGGGAGAGGTTGCTGCGACCACGCCGGACAAGCTGGGCCTGACCATCACCGAACCCTATGGCGTGGTGGCGGCGGTGGCGCCCTGGAACCTGCCCATCGTCATGGCGGTGTGGAAGGTGGCACCGGCGGTTGCGGCGGGGAATTCCGTGGTGCTGAAACCGTCGGAGATGACGCCGTTCTCCATTGTCCGGGTCGCGGAGTTGGCGATTGAGGCGGGGCTGCCGCCCGGCATCTTCAACATTATTCAGGGCGATGGAAGGTCGGTAGGAGACACGTTGTGCCGACACCAACTGGTCGCCAAGGTGACCTTCACCGGCTCTACCCGCACGGGGGCTGCCATCATGACGGCCTGCGCAGAGACGGGGCCGAAGCCGGTCACCCTGGAGCTGGGTGGGAAAAGTCCGCAGCTGGTGTTTGCTGACTGCTCGGATATGGAGAAGACGGCAGCCATTGTGGCCCGCGCCATCACACTCAATGCCGGTCAGGTCTGTGTGGCGGGGTCGCGTCTGATCGTGCAGGAAAGTGTTGCCCGCCAGGTGGTGGACCTGATCGCCACCCGGTTCCGCGCCCTGAACCCGGCCCCGACCTGGGACCCTGCCGGCACCCTTTCCCCTATCATCAGTCATCCGCAGCTTGACCGTATCCACGGCATTGTCGGGCGCACGGTAGCGGCGGGTGCAACCCTGGTGACGGGCGGGGGGCGCGCTGCGGGGCCACAGGACGGATCGTTTTTTCAGCCGACCATTCTGGCCGGCGTTGACGCGAATGCCGAGGCGGTGCGGGAGGAGATTTTCGGCCCCGTCCTGACGGTCCAGACCTTCCGGGAAGAGGAGGAGGCCCTAGCACTGGCCAATGACACCCAGTTCGGCCTGGCCGCCGGCGTTCATACGGGCGATGTGGGCCGCGCCTTGCGGGCCGTACGGGGCCTGGAGGCCGGGACCGTGTGGGTCAACCGCTATGGCCGCTCCAACGATTTCATGCTGCCCACAGGCGGGTTCAAGCGGTCTGGCATCGGCAAGGATCTGGGGCGTGAGGCCTATATGGCGAATTTGAAGGTGAAGACCGCGTTGGTGGAGTTTTAA
- a CDS encoding GNAT family N-acetyltransferase, whose protein sequence is MEKPTRPAVNLRAMTEADLEQAHALSRELNWPHRMEDWQFFLEFGQGLVAERDGAVVGTAMCWLFGENAGTLGMVIVSPSAQGLGIGRRLMAGVMDILGDRTIMLHATPEGMPLYESLGFKPVGDVLQHQGTAFSVPLPDLLPDERVRPMGQRDMEIIPELDARATGMDRRRLIDTMDKSALGVMLTRDHEVAGFALFRKFGRGYVVGPTVAPDLGGAKALISHWLGTNAGMFCRVDVTEASGLSPWLDELGLQCVGRVTRMIRGTPPARDPDFHTFSLVTQALG, encoded by the coding sequence ATGGAAAAACCGACCCGGCCCGCCGTGAATTTGCGGGCGATGACCGAGGCGGACCTGGAACAGGCCCATGCCCTGTCGCGCGAACTGAACTGGCCACACCGTATGGAAGACTGGCAGTTCTTTCTGGAATTCGGTCAAGGTCTGGTCGCGGAACGGGATGGGGCGGTGGTCGGCACCGCCATGTGCTGGCTGTTCGGGGAAAACGCGGGCACGCTGGGCATGGTCATCGTTTCGCCATCGGCACAGGGGCTTGGCATCGGTCGCCGGTTGATGGCCGGCGTCATGGATATCCTGGGCGACCGCACCATCATGCTTCATGCCACGCCGGAGGGGATGCCGCTTTATGAAAGCTTGGGCTTCAAGCCGGTTGGCGACGTTCTCCAGCACCAGGGCACAGCCTTTTCTGTCCCCCTGCCGGACCTTCTGCCCGATGAACGGGTGCGCCCCATGGGGCAGCGGGACATGGAGATCATTCCCGAACTGGACGCCCGCGCCACCGGCATGGACCGCCGCCGCCTGATCGACACCATGGATAAAAGCGCACTTGGCGTCATGCTGACGCGCGACCATGAGGTTGCGGGCTTTGCCCTGTTCCGTAAATTCGGGCGTGGCTATGTCGTTGGTCCCACGGTGGCGCCCGACCTGGGCGGTGCCAAGGCCCTGATCTCCCACTGGCTGGGCACCAATGCCGGCATGTTCTGTCGCGTGGACGTGACGGAGGCAAGCGGCCTGTCGCCCTGGCTGGACGAGTTGGGCCTGCAATGTGTCGGCCGCGTCACCCGCATGATCCGGGGCACGCCGCCGGCCCGCGATCCGGATTTCCACACCTTCTCCCTTGTCACCCAGGCGCTGGGGTAA